A window of the Phragmites australis chromosome 20, lpPhrAust1.1, whole genome shotgun sequence genome harbors these coding sequences:
- the LOC133901712 gene encoding 65-kDa microtubule-associated protein 6-like codes for MVGIGSGLGLGMEPSSCGALLRELQQIWAEVGESEGEKNKALLEIERECLKVYRRKVDDANRTRVQLHQSVAAKEAEVASLIATLGENKLYLKKDKGVVPLKEQLAAVVPVLENLKCKKEERVKQFSDIRSQIDKIRFELSEYNDQGGNASNLADEEHDLSTRKLNNYQAQLRALQKEKSERLHKVLEYLNEVHSLCGILGIDFGKTVNEVHPSLHQNGVEQSRNISDSTLEGLASIISKLKAERKSRIYKMRETMESLCQLWKLMDSPEEEKRQFSKVMSILIIPEEGITSPGVLSQEIIEKMEAEVERLTKLKTRRIKEIAMIRRTELEEICQNAHIEPDVSTAPEQTDALIDSGLIDPCELLANIESQILKAKEESLSRKDIMNRINKWIAACDEEAWLEEYNQDPKRYSAGRGAHINLRRAEKARILVTKIPTMVDNLITRTVAWESARNKPFLYDGGRLISVLEEHRLDREQKAEEKRRYRDQKKLESILLAEKEAIFGSKSSPNRTSSLNRKTNGYRSNGNRNGLKTPTARSSSLGGATPELLTPRSYSGHNKYFGDLRRLSASQLNFGDDSLSTFTSISGSEPESPSLG; via the exons ATGGTGGGCATAGGATCTGGTTTGGGCTTGGGCATGGAACCTAGCAGCTGTGGTGCTTTGCTCAGAGAGCTTCAG CAAATCTGGGCGGAGGTAGGAGAAAGTGAGGGTGAGAAGAACAAGGCCTTGTTGGAGATCGAAAGGGAATGCTTGAAAGTGTACCGCAGGAAGGTGGACGATGCCAATCGGACTAGGGTCCAGCTGCACCAGTCTGTGGCTGCTAAAGAAGCTGAAGTTGCATCTCTGATTGCTACCCTAGGGGAGAACAAGCTGTATTTGAAG AAAGACAAGGGCGTCGTACCACTCAAGGAACAACTTGCCGCTGTCGTTCCAGTACTGGAGAACCTGAAATGCAAGAAAGAGGAAAGGGTCAAGCAGTTCTCTGATATTCGATCACAGATTGATAAGATCCGCTTTGAGTTGAGTGAATATAATGATCAGGGTGGTAATGCCAGCAATCTAGCTGACGAGGAACATGATTTGTCAACGAGGAAGCTCAACAATTACCAAGCACAGCTTCGTGCCCTTCAGAAAGAAAAG TCTGAGCGTCTTCACAAAGTTCTGGAGTATCTAAATGAAGTGCATTCTTTATGTGGAATCCTTGGAATTGATTTTGGAAAGACTGTAAACGAAGTTCATCCCAGTTTACATCAGAATGGTGTTGAGCAGTCTAGAAACATCAGCGATAGCACACTGGAGGGCCTTGCCAGTATTATATCCAAGCTAAAAGCAGAGCGGAAGTCTAGAATATATAAG ATGAGAGAGACAATGGAATCGTTGTGTCAACTCTGGAAGCTAATGGACTCTCCTGAAGAAGAGAAGCGGCAATTTAGCAAAGTAATGAGCATTCTCATAATACCAGAAGAGGGAATCACGTCACCTGGAGTTCTCTCTCAGGAAATAATCGAGAAG ATGGAAGCTGAAGTTGAGAGGCTAACAAAACTAAAAACCAGGAGAATAAAGGAAATTGCCATGATAAGAAGGACAGAATTAGAAGAGATATGCCAAAACGCGCACATCGAACCTGATGTCAGCACAGCCCCTGAACAAACTGATGCTCTGATCGATTCTG GCCTCATTGATCCGTGTGAGCTCTTGGCAAATATTGAGTCGCAGATATTAAAAGCAAAAGAAGAGTCCCTTAGCCGAAAAGATATTATGAACAGGATAAATAAGTGGATTGCGGCTTGTGATGAAGAGGCTTGGCTTGAAGAATATAACCAG GATCCAAAGAGGTACAGCGCTGGAAGGGGTGCTCACATAAACCTTAGAAGGGCCGAAAAGGCACGGATTTTGGTCACAAAAATCCCAA CTATGGTGGACAACCTGATAACTAGGACTGTTGCATGGGAAAGCGCAAGAAATAAGCCCTTTCTCTATGACGGG GGGCGTCTAATATCTGTTCTAGAAGAGCACAGACTTGACAGAGAACAGAAAGCAGAGGAAAAACGAAGATACCGG GACCAGAAGAAGCTGGAGAGCATCCTACTTGCAGAGAAAGAAGCGATTTTTGGCTCTAAATCAAGCCCAAACAGGACGAGCAGCTTAAATAGGAAGACAAACGGGTACCGGTCAAATGGAAACAGAAATGGACTCAAGACTCCAACTGCCCGGAGCTCATCTCTTGGCGGTGCTACTCCTGAGCTTTTGACGCCCAGATCATACTCTGGCCATAATAAATACTTCGGCGATTTGAGGCGGCTATCAGCTTCCCAATTGAACTTCGGTGATGATTCGCTGTCGACATTTACATCCATCAGTGGCTCTGAACCAGAATCCCCCTCTCTGGGATGA